From Pseudomonas arsenicoxydans:
TTTCCAGAGATAACGTTGAAACATGGCAGTACCCGCGCGAAAGGGTTGACCCTCTCGTTGAAGTCAAGATTCGTTCAGGAACCTTAGCAAGCGCGGTACACAGTTTTATTCAGGTTTGGTCAAGAAGGGTAAAGGTCTGGATACAAATCACCGGGCGCATTGCACGCCCGGTGAGCGATTGTCAGGCGATGTCTTCGGCCGGGGCATCGAGGCCCATGGCATTGAGTCGGGCGTAGTAACCATTGTGCGCCAGGAGCTCGGCATGGGTGCCGCGCTCGACGATCCGCCCCTGGTCCATCACCAGAATCAGGTCCGCCTTCTCGATGGTCGACAACCGATGCGCGATCACCAGCGTGGTCCGGCCTTTCATGACCTGATCCAGTGCTGCCTGAATGTGACGCTCCGATTCTGTATCGAGGGCCGAAGTGGCCTCGTCCAGAATCAGCAATGGCGCGTTCTTCAACAGGGCACGAGCAATTGCCAGACGCTGGCGCTGACCGCCGGAAAGCAGCACGCCGTTCTCGCCGACCTGGGTGTCCAGGCCTTCGGGCAGTTGCGCGATAAAGTCCATCGCATAGGCATCCCGAGCCGCTTTTTCAATGTCTTCACGGGGCGCGCCAGCCAGATCGCCATAGGCAATGTTGTTGGCCACGGTGTCACTGAACAGCGTGACGTGCTGGGTCACCTGGGCGATGTGCTTGCGCAGGTTCAGCAGTTTGTACTGCTCCACTTCAACACCGTCGATCAGGATCTCGCCCTTGTCGTGGTGATAGAAGCGCGGAATCAGGTTGGCCAGCGTCGACTTGCCGCTGCCCGATCGACCAACCAACGCCACCATTTGCCCCGGCTCAACCGAGAAGCTGATGTCATCGAGCACCTGGCGCTCGGTGTCGGGATAGGTGAAGCTCAGGTGACGCACGTCCAGCCGACCGCTGACGGCATCACGCTCGACGGTACCGGTATCGACTTCAGGCGCGACGTCCAGTTGCTCGAAGATGCTCTCGGCACCGGCCACGCCTTTCTGGATGGTCGAACTGACTTCGGACAATTGGCGGATCGGCTTGGGCAACAGGCCGGCCAGAGTGATATAGGCAACCATATCGCCCGCCGACGCA
This genomic window contains:
- the msbA gene encoding lipid A export permease/ATP-binding protein MsbA — its product is MTDSSLSASPSSLKIYFRLLGYVRPYISLFLISIVGFLIFASTQPMLGYILKYFVDGLSNPEAALFPTVPYLRDLQLLQAVPLLIILIAAWQGLGSYLGNYFLAKVSLGLVHDLRVQLFNNLLVLPNRYFDKHNSGHLISRITFNVTMVTGAATDAIKVVIREGMTVIFLFASLLFMNWRLTLVMVAILPLIAVMVRTASKKFRKQSKKIQLAMGDVTHVASETIQGYRVVRSFGGEVYEEKRFFEASQGNTDKQLRMTRTGAIYTPLLQLVIYTAMAVLMFLVLYLRGDASAGDMVAYITLAGLLPKPIRQLSEVSSTIQKGVAGAESIFEQLDVAPEVDTGTVERDAVSGRLDVRHLSFTYPDTERQVLDDISFSVEPGQMVALVGRSGSGKSTLANLIPRFYHHDKGEILIDGVEVEQYKLLNLRKHIAQVTQHVTLFSDTVANNIAYGDLAGAPREDIEKAARDAYAMDFIAQLPEGLDTQVGENGVLLSGGQRQRLAIARALLKNAPLLILDEATSALDTESERHIQAALDQVMKGRTTLVIAHRLSTIEKADLILVMDQGRIVERGTHAELLAHNGYYARLNAMGLDAPAEDIA